One window of bacterium genomic DNA carries:
- the uvrC gene encoding excinuclease ABC subunit UvrC, with translation MRGSALGRERKLLMISEDRATDREKAGKEEKAGKAESLKNSKTPEQSLDEVVRNLPENPGVYLMKDAEGRILYIGKAISLRKRVSSYFRKTAAQDPKVESLVPQIRTIDYIVTSSELEALILENNLIKKHKPKYNIILKDDKNYPYLCLTVTEKYPRLIVSRRVSKDGNLYFGPYIPASALRKTLRIIYQLFPLRQCRTVSKRERPCLQHQMRRCAGPCAEITDPEEYRAVVQKVKLFLLGKKDHLLASMEKQMLEASERMEYEKAAQIRDHIRAIRQTLQPQDVFSAQLKNKDIIGLARSGDIVCFVVFFVRFGHLMGKKDFLIPVLRTTSDEEALESFIMQFYSQDIGIPKNLLLGLETPEARVIENWLSERRGSAVSLATPRSGEGKRQVDLAAQNARILLESHLTRNLHEDPALRAMREDLGLPRLPSRIEAFDISNLAGSEAVGSMVSWIDDKPAKSEYRRFKIKKVIGIDDYAMIREVVHRRYARLLQEGKGLPDLILIDGGKGHLQAGRTALQELGITTVPVVSLAKREEEIYLTGQESPLRLSRHSESLRLLQRIRDEAHRYAITYHRKLRGENLLRSPMLEIEGIGPARQRAVLRHFGSMARVRDASLDQLAEVPGIDSHMAERIFRFFHPRGENN, from the coding sequence ATGCGAGGATCTGCCCTTGGCAGGGAAAGGAAGCTCCTGATGATTTCAGAGGATAGAGCAACGGATAGAGAGAAGGCAGGGAAAGAAGAAAAGGCAGGCAAAGCAGAGAGCCTGAAAAATTCGAAGACCCCGGAGCAATCCCTTGATGAGGTCGTCCGAAACCTGCCGGAAAATCCCGGCGTCTATCTCATGAAGGATGCTGAGGGGAGGATTCTATATATCGGCAAGGCCATCTCGCTCCGAAAACGGGTAAGCTCGTATTTCCGGAAAACCGCGGCCCAGGATCCCAAGGTGGAATCCCTGGTTCCGCAGATTCGTACCATTGACTATATTGTTACCTCATCCGAGTTGGAAGCTCTTATTCTGGAAAACAATCTTATCAAAAAGCATAAGCCAAAATATAATATCATCCTCAAGGATGATAAAAACTATCCCTATCTCTGTCTGACCGTAACGGAGAAGTATCCCCGCCTGATCGTCAGCAGGCGGGTTTCGAAAGACGGCAATCTCTATTTTGGCCCTTACATCCCGGCCAGTGCCCTGCGAAAAACGCTGAGGATTATCTATCAGCTCTTTCCTCTGCGGCAGTGCCGGACCGTATCCAAGAGAGAACGGCCCTGCCTGCAGCACCAGATGAGAAGATGCGCGGGGCCATGCGCGGAGATAACCGATCCTGAAGAGTACCGGGCTGTCGTGCAGAAGGTGAAGCTGTTTCTGCTGGGGAAAAAGGACCATCTTCTGGCCTCGATGGAAAAACAGATGCTGGAGGCGTCCGAGCGGATGGAATATGAAAAGGCAGCCCAGATCAGGGATCATATCCGGGCGATTCGTCAGACCCTTCAACCTCAGGATGTATTCAGCGCGCAGTTGAAAAACAAGGATATTATCGGCCTGGCCAGGTCAGGGGATATTGTCTGCTTTGTCGTTTTCTTTGTGCGCTTCGGCCATCTGATGGGGAAAAAAGATTTTCTGATCCCTGTGCTCCGCACGACCTCCGATGAAGAAGCCCTTGAGTCTTTTATCATGCAATTCTACAGCCAGGATATCGGTATTCCGAAAAATCTTCTGCTGGGACTGGAAACACCAGAAGCCAGGGTTATCGAGAACTGGCTGTCCGAGCGGCGTGGGTCTGCCGTTTCTCTCGCCACCCCCAGGAGCGGCGAGGGAAAGCGGCAGGTTGACCTGGCCGCCCAGAATGCCCGCATCCTGCTTGAGTCCCATTTGACCAGGAATCTCCATGAAGATCCTGCCTTACGGGCCATGAGGGAAGACCTCGGCCTTCCCCGTCTGCCGTCACGGATCGAGGCCTTTGATATCTCCAATCTGGCGGGAAGTGAAGCTGTCGGGTCCATGGTTTCCTGGATCGACGACAAACCGGCCAAATCGGAGTACCGCAGATTCAAGATCAAAAAAGTTATCGGCATCGATGACTACGCCATGATCCGGGAGGTTGTCCATCGCCGCTACGCCCGGCTTCTCCAGGAGGGCAAGGGCCTGCCGGACCTCATTCTGATCGACGGCGGGAAAGGGCATTTGCAGGCTGGCCGGACAGCGCTGCAGGAGCTTGGCATTACCACCGTTCCAGTCGTTTCACTGGCCAAACGGGAAGAAGAGATATACCTGACAGGTCAGGAATCACCACTTCGCCTTTCCCGGCATTCTGAAAGCCTGCGGTTGTTGCAGAGGATCAGGGACGAGGCGCACCGGTATGCGATCACGTATCACCGCAAACTCAGAGGGGAAAACCTGCTGCGTTCCCCGATGCTGGAGATTGAAGGCATCGGCCCGGCCCGGCAGCGGGCAGTGCTTCGCCACTTTGGAAGCATGGCCAGAGTGAGGGATGCCAGCCTGGATCAATTGGCTGAAGTCCCGGGGATTGACAGCCACATGGCCGAGCGGATTTTCCGATTCTTTCACCCGCGGGGGGAGAATAATTGA
- a CDS encoding MBL fold metallo-hydrolase has translation MNQSESNHADFIKFLGTGGARFVVSQQMRASGGIWLSFQGTKVHIDPGPGALVRCLASRPRLDPLQLDGIILTHRHLDHAADVNIMIEAMTKGGFQRKGTVFAPADALEHDPVVLRYVRSYLGGIETLSEGGSYALGSIRFSTPIRHNHPVETYGLKIDLAGKVISLIADTLFFDELASHYYQSDCLIINVVRLKSSDQIIYHLCLEDAERIMTEVRPRRALLTHFGSQILQAKPWLLAEELSQRTGIQVTACADGMRLSMDELVG, from the coding sequence TTGAACCAGTCAGAATCAAATCATGCAGATTTTATCAAGTTCCTCGGCACCGGCGGTGCGCGCTTTGTTGTCTCCCAGCAGATGCGGGCCTCAGGTGGAATATGGCTTTCTTTTCAGGGCACCAAGGTGCATATCGACCCCGGGCCGGGAGCCCTGGTCAGGTGCCTTGCCAGCCGCCCCAGGCTCGATCCTTTGCAGCTTGATGGGATCATTTTAACCCACCGGCACCTTGACCATGCGGCTGATGTCAATATCATGATCGAGGCAATGACCAAAGGAGGATTTCAGAGGAAAGGGACCGTATTTGCCCCGGCAGACGCTCTTGAACATGATCCTGTTGTCCTGCGCTATGTCCGGTCATATCTGGGCGGGATCGAAACCCTTTCCGAGGGCGGATCCTATGCTCTTGGATCAATCCGCTTTTCGACACCCATCCGGCATAATCATCCGGTGGAAACCTATGGTTTGAAGATTGATCTTGCGGGGAAGGTAATTTCACTTATTGCCGACACGCTCTTTTTCGATGAGCTGGCCAGTCATTATTACCAGTCCGATTGCCTGATCATCAATGTTGTCCGCCTGAAATCGTCAGACCAGATTATTTATCACCTCTGCCTGGAGGACGCCGAAAGGATCATGACCGAAGTCCGGCCGAGAAGAGCCCTTCTGACCCATTTCGGCTCTCAGATACTTCAGGCCAAACCCTGGCTGCTGGCTGAAGAGTTATCCCAACGTACCGGCATCCAGGTTACCGCCTGCGCTGATGGGATGAGGCTCTCGATGGATGAGCTGGTTGGCTGA
- a CDS encoding ABC transporter substrate-binding protein — MATGLLFTPCAWSKARTIRIGFNIPLTGDIPKVGEGSKYSAEMLKQKINAAGGLKVGKDTYQLEFIYEDNESKAESATAAAMKLITQDEVLALIGPQASKQAIPAGEICNSFKTPMITPWSTNPQATRDRPYVFRGCFLDPFQGPVVANFATREFKAKKAAVLYDIASDYPKGLAEYFKAAFEKIHGPGSVVAFETFTTKDRDFSAQLTKIIKSGADVLFTPQYYDEVPLIVKQAHELGWKKPIMGSDSWGSAELMKLCGDDCKGLFFSTHYAAAGARGATKEFIDSYKAKYGYIPDDVAALTWDSIRLLLTAIQNTGGLSGKVEKDREAVKNQLARIRDFEGITGKMTFTPEGDPIKCAVIVKINNQGEFEFYESVCP, encoded by the coding sequence TTGGCAACCGGTTTGCTGTTCACACCTTGTGCCTGGAGCAAAGCCAGGACAATCAGGATCGGTTTCAACATCCCGCTTACCGGTGACATCCCCAAGGTTGGCGAGGGCTCGAAGTATTCGGCTGAAATGCTGAAGCAAAAAATCAATGCCGCCGGAGGGCTCAAAGTCGGGAAAGATACCTATCAGCTCGAATTCATCTACGAGGACAATGAGTCAAAGGCGGAATCAGCCACTGCCGCGGCTATGAAGCTGATCACCCAGGATGAGGTCCTGGCCCTCATCGGCCCCCAGGCCAGCAAGCAGGCTATTCCGGCGGGTGAGATCTGCAATTCGTTCAAGACACCGATGATCACCCCCTGGTCAACCAATCCCCAGGCCACCAGGGACCGGCCCTATGTCTTTCGCGGCTGCTTCCTTGATCCCTTCCAGGGGCCGGTAGTCGCCAATTTTGCCACCAGGGAATTCAAAGCCAAAAAAGCGGCCGTACTCTACGACATAGCCAGCGATTATCCGAAAGGTCTGGCCGAATACTTCAAGGCAGCCTTCGAGAAGATCCACGGACCCGGCTCAGTGGTCGCCTTTGAGACCTTCACCACGAAAGACCGGGACTTCAGCGCCCAGCTGACCAAGATCATAAAATCCGGAGCCGATGTGCTCTTTACCCCACAGTACTACGACGAGGTTCCCCTCATTGTCAAGCAGGCCCACGAGCTTGGCTGGAAAAAGCCGATCATGGGGAGCGATAGCTGGGGTTCGGCAGAGCTGATGAAGCTGTGCGGCGATGACTGCAAGGGGCTTTTCTTCAGCACCCATTATGCTGCTGCGGGGGCCAGGGGAGCCACCAAAGAATTCATTGACAGCTATAAGGCGAAATATGGCTATATTCCTGATGATGTCGCTGCCCTGACCTGGGATTCCATCCGCCTGCTCCTTACGGCGATTCAAAACACCGGAGGATTGAGCGGCAAGGTCGAAAAGGACCGCGAAGCGGTCAAGAACCAGTTGGCCAGGATCAGGGATTTCGAGGGCATCACCGGCAAGATGACCTTCACCCCGGAAGGTGATCCGATCAAGTGCGCGGTCATCGTCAAAATCAACAACCAGGGCGAATTCGAGTTTTATGAATCGGTATGCCCGTGA
- a CDS encoding branched-chain amino acid ABC transporter permease: MEAFFQNLLNALQWGSFYALIALGYTLVYGVLLLINFAHGDIFMVGAYIGFFIATFLLGTYAFRLPVMLPNEVVFVITLVAAMLLTALVGVTIERIAYRPLRRKGASRLYVVITALMAGLILENGNLALLGASRRSFPELLPKSIYTLGGITFSNIKILVIATTVVVFLILELIIHKTRLGMAMRAISYDRMAVPLMGIAADTVIVFTFALGSALAALAGVFFATSYPVLEPYMGALVGWKAFIAAVIGGIGDIRGAFLGGFLLGFIEIFVAAVFPSTLRDLIAFSVLLIFLTIKPTGLFGVARATKI; this comes from the coding sequence ATTGAGGCTTTCTTCCAGAACCTGCTGAATGCGCTTCAGTGGGGGAGTTTTTATGCCCTGATAGCCCTTGGCTATACCCTGGTGTATGGGGTGCTTCTGCTGATAAATTTCGCTCATGGGGATATTTTCATGGTCGGGGCGTATATCGGGTTCTTCATTGCGACTTTTCTGCTGGGAACCTATGCCTTCCGGCTTCCGGTCATGCTCCCCAATGAAGTCGTCTTCGTGATTACCCTGGTAGCGGCCATGCTTTTGACCGCCCTGGTCGGAGTAACCATCGAGCGGATTGCTTACCGTCCCCTGCGGCGCAAGGGTGCAAGCAGGCTCTATGTGGTGATTACCGCGCTCATGGCCGGGCTGATCCTGGAAAACGGCAATCTGGCCCTGCTGGGTGCAAGCCGCCGGTCCTTTCCGGAACTTCTGCCCAAGTCGATCTACACCCTGGGGGGAATTACCTTCAGCAATATCAAAATCCTGGTTATCGCCACGACGGTTGTGGTTTTTCTCATCCTTGAGCTGATTATTCACAAGACCAGACTGGGCATGGCCATGCGTGCCATTTCCTATGACCGGATGGCAGTGCCGCTGATGGGCATTGCCGCCGATACGGTAATTGTATTTACCTTTGCTCTCGGCTCCGCTCTGGCTGCCCTGGCAGGGGTGTTTTTCGCCACTTCGTATCCGGTGCTTGAGCCGTACATGGGGGCGCTCGTTGGCTGGAAAGCCTTCATCGCTGCCGTGATCGGAGGGATCGGAGATATCCGGGGGGCGTTCCTGGGCGGATTTCTCCTGGGCTTCATCGAGATTTTCGTGGCCGCGGTCTTTCCATCCACCCTGCGGGACCTGATCGCTTTCAGCGTGCTCCTGATATTTCTGACCATCAAGCCGACCGGCCTCTTCGGAGTGGCCAGGGCAACCAAGATCTGA
- a CDS encoding branched-chain amino acid ABC transporter permease, whose amino-acid sequence MRRFIVPILYLILCLLIVAAIRGEWINAYLQLVIMYAGINIILCSSLNMVNGYMGEFSCGHAGFMAVGAYITSVLNVGLLNMCSGAASSGAAAGPSALLPAASLALFPVTLLIGGAGAALVGLLVAIPSFRTRGDYLAIITLAVNYIVKSSVENIQAIGGARGFMGMQRVVETMTEFSDLPWVMIWIFIFTGLTIAVIHRLVNSTYGKGIIAIRDDEIAAEIMSVDTRRIKLVVFMLSSGLAGIAGGLFAHILGYINPGSFTILKSTEVMIMVYLGGMGSLSGSVLSAVGFTILMEVLRPLQLMKWVLIPFFLIVLMLVRPEGLMGNRELSDIFPKLGWLFPPRGGEEL is encoded by the coding sequence ATGCGACGCTTCATAGTGCCGATTCTGTATCTTATCCTCTGTCTGCTGATCGTCGCCGCTATCCGCGGCGAATGGATCAATGCCTATTTGCAGCTCGTGATCATGTATGCCGGAATCAATATCATCCTGTGCAGTTCCCTGAATATGGTCAACGGGTACATGGGAGAGTTCTCCTGCGGGCATGCAGGGTTTATGGCTGTCGGGGCTTATATCACCTCGGTGCTCAACGTGGGGCTTCTGAATATGTGCTCCGGCGCTGCTTCATCCGGGGCTGCGGCTGGCCCGTCCGCACTTCTTCCTGCGGCCTCACTGGCCCTGTTTCCGGTCACCCTGCTGATCGGCGGGGCAGGCGCGGCTCTGGTCGGACTCCTGGTGGCCATCCCATCCTTCAGAACACGGGGGGATTATCTGGCCATTATTACCCTGGCCGTGAATTATATCGTCAAAAGCTCGGTGGAGAATATCCAGGCCATTGGCGGTGCCAGGGGTTTTATGGGCATGCAGCGGGTGGTCGAGACCATGACCGAATTTTCCGACCTTCCCTGGGTGATGATCTGGATTTTTATTTTTACCGGCCTGACCATTGCCGTCATTCACCGGCTGGTCAATTCGACCTACGGCAAAGGCATTATTGCCATCCGGGATGACGAAATAGCCGCCGAGATCATGAGCGTGGACACCCGGCGGATAAAGCTGGTTGTCTTTATGCTCTCCTCCGGGCTGGCCGGTATTGCCGGCGGCCTTTTTGCCCATATTCTCGGCTACATCAATCCCGGCTCCTTTACCATCCTAAAGTCCACCGAGGTCATGATCATGGTCTATCTGGGAGGCATGGGGTCCCTGAGCGGCTCGGTGCTGAGTGCCGTCGGATTCACCATTCTGATGGAAGTGCTGCGCCCCTTGCAGCTCATGAAGTGGGTCCTGATTCCCTTCTTTCTGATTGTCCTGATGCTCGTCCGGCCCGAAGGTCTCATGGGAAACCGTGAACTGAGCGATATCTTCCCGAAGCTCGGCTGGCTTTTCCCGCCCAGGGGCGGCGAGGAGTTATAA
- a CDS encoding ABC transporter ATP-binding protein — translation MAILEIKNVSHFFGGLQAVHQLSLRLAEGELQGLIGPNGAGKTTVFNLTCGFYTPTEGEILFQGRNIAGLRPHKVTSLGLARTFQNIRLWNSMSVMENLCLSQHCRLGYGLIDSILATGRYREAERQVRRTAGEMLEILHLEDHARECPKNLPYGLQRRVEIGRALAMKPKLLLLDEPAAGMNPSEVENLIELIRWIREKFNLTIWLIEHQMRVVMALCEWIKVLDFGKIIAEGPPSRISRDARVIKAYLGEDDTPACQQQEPEEGGQAAC, via the coding sequence ATGGCCATCCTGGAAATCAAAAATGTCAGCCACTTTTTTGGAGGTCTGCAGGCGGTGCATCAGTTGAGCTTACGACTGGCCGAGGGGGAGCTTCAGGGGCTCATCGGGCCAAATGGTGCAGGGAAAACCACGGTTTTCAACCTTACCTGCGGATTCTATACGCCGACCGAGGGTGAAATCCTCTTCCAGGGGCGGAATATCGCCGGTCTTCGGCCCCACAAAGTGACTTCCCTTGGCCTGGCCCGTACCTTCCAGAACATCCGGCTCTGGAACAGCATGAGCGTTATGGAAAACCTCTGCCTGTCCCAGCACTGCCGACTCGGATACGGGCTGATCGACTCGATCCTGGCCACCGGAAGATACCGGGAGGCGGAACGCCAGGTTCGCCGGACTGCCGGGGAAATGCTGGAAATCCTGCACCTTGAAGACCATGCCCGGGAGTGCCCGAAAAACCTCCCCTACGGCCTGCAGCGCCGGGTTGAAATTGGCCGGGCACTGGCCATGAAGCCGAAACTTCTGCTCCTGGATGAGCCTGCGGCTGGAATGAACCCCTCCGAGGTGGAAAACCTCATCGAGCTGATCCGCTGGATCAGAGAGAAATTCAACCTGACCATCTGGCTGATCGAGCACCAGATGCGGGTGGTAATGGCGCTTTGTGAGTGGATCAAGGTCCTCGATTTTGGCAAGATCATTGCCGAAGGCCCGCCATCCCGGATCAGCCGGGATGCGCGGGTCATCAAAGCCTACCTGGGAGAGGACGACACGCCGGCCTGCCAGCAGCAGGAGCCGGAAGAAGGGGGGCAGGCTGCATGCTGA
- a CDS encoding ABC transporter ATP-binding protein has product MLKIQNLHVRYGNIEALHGISLHVKEGEIVALLGANGAGKSTTLMSIMRLPPPEGPVLTEGNILCRGTDLLKAQPHQVVAEHGIGLVPEGRRIFGNLTVFENLKIATYSRTDDGQIRKDYERVFSLFPRLSDRKNQRADTLSGGEQQMLAVGRAFMCASKFILLDEPSMGLAPVLMQELFKALRQLNEAGTTILVVEQNAHVALKYAHRAYLMETGRIVLEGPARELAEDPEVRRAYLG; this is encoded by the coding sequence ATGCTGAAAATCCAGAACCTGCACGTGCGGTACGGCAACATCGAAGCCCTGCACGGTATATCCCTTCACGTGAAGGAAGGGGAAATCGTGGCCCTTCTTGGTGCCAACGGGGCCGGAAAATCAACCACCCTGATGAGCATCATGCGCCTTCCTCCCCCCGAAGGTCCGGTCCTGACCGAAGGGAACATCCTCTGCCGGGGAACCGATCTCCTGAAAGCCCAGCCCCACCAGGTCGTTGCAGAGCATGGGATCGGCCTGGTGCCTGAAGGGAGAAGGATCTTCGGCAATCTGACCGTATTTGAAAACCTCAAGATTGCCACCTACAGCCGTACGGATGACGGGCAGATCAGGAAGGACTACGAGCGGGTATTTTCTCTTTTCCCCCGGCTTTCGGACCGGAAAAACCAGCGGGCCGACACCTTAAGCGGCGGAGAGCAGCAGATGCTGGCTGTGGGACGGGCTTTTATGTGCGCTTCAAAATTCATCCTCCTCGATGAGCCCTCCATGGGCCTTGCCCCGGTGCTCATGCAGGAGCTGTTCAAGGCCCTGCGCCAGCTCAATGAGGCCGGAACTACCATTCTGGTGGTCGAGCAAAACGCCCATGTCGCCCTGAAGTATGCTCACCGGGCGTATCTCATGGAAACAGGCAGGATCGTCCTGGAAGGCCCGGCCAGGGAACTGGCCGAAGATCCGGAGGTGAGGAGAGCGTATCTGGGGTGA
- a CDS encoding LysE family transporter, whose product MELGFLLRGLIIGFSIAAPVGPIGVLCIRRTLAEGRACGLISGLGAATADAIYGCIAGFGLTFISGILISQQLWFRLIGGVFLCCLGIKTFLAKSAEQAASANGNGLVGAYASTFFLTLTNPVTILSFAAIFAGVGIAGARGHYLSAGILVLGVFIGSILWWLILSCGVSVFRAKFNLPGLQWVNRISGAIITGFGLFALLSTVLR is encoded by the coding sequence ATGGAGCTCGGTTTCCTGCTGAGGGGTCTCATCATTGGTTTTTCGATTGCTGCCCCTGTCGGGCCGATCGGTGTGCTGTGCATACGCCGCACGTTGGCCGAAGGGCGAGCCTGTGGCCTTATTTCCGGTCTTGGAGCTGCTACGGCTGATGCGATCTACGGCTGTATTGCCGGATTCGGGCTGACGTTTATATCGGGCATCCTGATCAGTCAACAACTATGGTTTCGCCTTATCGGCGGTGTGTTTCTCTGCTGTCTGGGCATCAAGACCTTCCTGGCCAAATCTGCTGAGCAAGCGGCCTCGGCCAATGGAAACGGCCTTGTGGGTGCTTATGCCTCGACATTTTTCCTGACGCTTACCAACCCGGTGACGATCCTTTCCTTTGCCGCGATATTTGCAGGGGTGGGGATAGCGGGCGCACGGGGACATTATCTCTCTGCCGGAATATTGGTCCTGGGTGTATTTATCGGCTCAATCTTGTGGTGGCTTATCCTGAGCTGCGGTGTCAGCGTGTTTCGAGCAAAGTTCAACCTCCCCGGGTTGCAATGGGTCAACAGAATTTCAGGCGCAATTATCACCGGATTCGGTTTGTTTGCTCTCCTGAGCACGGTATTACGTTAG
- a CDS encoding gamma-glutamylcyclotransferase family protein — protein sequence MDETEYLFVYGTLRKCRNHRLHSVLVQHADFIGTGTLRGRLYRVGEYPGAVPSTSVSDIIQGELYALRDRDCAFRVLDEYEGCGPDDPQPTEFRRERAAIFLENGQEVSAWVYWYNRPTNGLEAIQSGDFTPND from the coding sequence ATGGACGAGACAGAATATCTCTTTGTCTATGGAACCCTTCGCAAATGCCGGAATCATCGCCTGCACTCTGTCCTGGTTCAGCATGCCGATTTTATCGGCACGGGGACATTGAGAGGCAGACTCTACCGGGTGGGTGAATACCCTGGGGCTGTCCCCTCGACCTCGGTCTCCGATATCATACAGGGAGAGCTCTACGCCCTTCGGGATCGGGACTGTGCTTTCCGGGTCCTCGACGAATATGAGGGCTGCGGCCCTGATGATCCTCAGCCAACGGAATTCCGCCGTGAACGTGCCGCCATCTTTCTGGAAAACGGCCAGGAGGTCAGTGCCTGGGTTTACTGGTATAATCGTCCCACAAACGGGTTGGAGGCTATCCAGTCAGGGGATTTCACTCCGAATGATTGA
- a CDS encoding phosphoribosyltransferase, whose product MMFFRDRKDAGRQLARHLIQYQDQEPLILALPRGGVVVGFEISINLKAPLDVIVARKIGAPGMPEYGIGAIAPGGVLILDERPIRMLGIPREEIDLIADREREEMQRRIERYRGGRPLPDVRNRTVILVDDGIATGVTARAAIQAIRQQEPRQLILASPVCAPDTARLLRAEVDDFVCLETPPDFRAISLWYDDFRQTSDEEVVDLLNRSWHGQEQESGQ is encoded by the coding sequence ATGATGTTCTTTCGTGATCGAAAGGATGCCGGACGTCAGCTCGCCAGGCACCTCATACAGTACCAGGACCAGGAGCCGCTGATCCTGGCCCTGCCACGGGGCGGAGTGGTGGTCGGATTCGAAATCTCCATAAACCTGAAAGCCCCGCTCGATGTGATTGTAGCCCGCAAGATCGGTGCGCCCGGCATGCCGGAATACGGCATCGGTGCCATTGCTCCGGGTGGTGTCCTCATTTTGGATGAGCGCCCTATCCGGATGCTTGGCATCCCGCGGGAGGAGATCGACCTGATCGCTGACCGGGAGAGGGAGGAGATGCAGCGGCGCATCGAACGCTATCGCGGTGGCCGTCCCCTGCCCGATGTTCGTAACCGGACCGTGATTCTGGTAGATGACGGCATCGCCACCGGAGTAACGGCCCGGGCGGCGATTCAGGCTATCCGCCAGCAGGAGCCGCGGCAGCTCATCCTTGCCTCTCCGGTATGTGCCCCGGATACGGCCAGGCTGCTCAGAGCCGAAGTCGATGATTTTGTCTGCCTCGAAACACCCCCTGATTTTCGGGCCATCAGTCTGTGGTACGATGACTTCAGGCAGACATCGGATGAGGAAGTCGTAGACCTGCTCAACCGCTCCTGGCACGGCCAGGAGCAGGAAAGTGGTCAGTGA
- a CDS encoding superoxide dismutase — protein MKHEVPPLPYDYNELEPYYDEETLRLHHDKHHAAYVKGLNLAEEKLAEARRAGDYSLVRHWERSMAFNGSGHLLHSIFWTNMAPNRDGTLRNPSGALADQITRDFGSYDAFKKQFSSTATSVEGSGWSILGWMPEFGKLVVLEAEIHQNQTLWGIKPLLVVDVWEHAYYLRYQNRRAEWIENWWYLVNWDDVAKRFDQARK, from the coding sequence ATGAAGCATGAAGTACCCCCATTGCCGTATGACTATAACGAACTGGAGCCGTATTATGATGAGGAAACCTTGCGTCTTCACCATGATAAGCACCATGCTGCATACGTAAAAGGACTCAACCTGGCAGAGGAAAAACTGGCCGAGGCCCGAAGGGCGGGAGATTATTCCCTGGTCAGGCATTGGGAGCGCTCTATGGCTTTCAATGGGTCAGGGCACCTTCTGCACAGCATCTTCTGGACCAACATGGCCCCGAACCGTGACGGCACCCTCCGCAACCCGTCAGGTGCATTGGCTGATCAGATTACCCGCGATTTTGGCAGCTACGATGCATTCAAGAAACAGTTCAGCTCGACTGCCACGAGTGTGGAAGGCAGCGGGTGGAGCATCCTCGGATGGATGCCGGAATTTGGCAAGCTGGTCGTTCTGGAAGCTGAAATTCACCAGAATCAGACCTTGTGGGGCATTAAACCACTGCTGGTTGTGGATGTCTGGGAACATGCATATTACCTCAGATACCAAAATCGCCGGGCGGAATGGATTGAAAACTGGTGGTATCTGGTCAACTGGGATGATGTGGCCAAACGGTTTGACCAGGCCCGCAAATAG